The DNA segment TTGTTTGAACACCAAATTCACAAAGACATTACCCAAATTATCGCCTGAAACATGACCCTTTTCCCTTGCCAATGCTACAGGTTCACCGGCAATAATTATTGTTAATTTCTTTTCGAAATGTGTGTAGATTTCCTCCAGGTTAGTATTAAGTTCACTTTCGGTTACCGTCCCATCACGATTAATATCAAGATCGAAGATATTTTTAAGCTCTGTCTCGTCAAGCGTAAGAGTGTAAGTCAAATGAGTTTCTTTAACATCAATAGAGCTATAACTGGTATAAATTTCGTGGGCGCCAAGTGAATGACAAAGGAGGAGAACCGCACACAATATGAATGTTTGTTTCATAGTTGTTGGGATTTGACTTATAAAACGTACCAAACCATCTAATAGAATTAATTCGGCTATTTAGAAACCGCTTCTGTTGACAACTTAAACGCGTCGAAAAGAATACTTTGCAAATCTGATTCATCTAAATTCTGAACAAGCTGACGGTCGAGTGCAACCGAAATCCGGCCTGTTTCTTCGGAGATAACCAAAATAACCGCATCGGATTCTTCAGCCAGGCCCAAGGCAGCCCGGTGCCGGGTGCCAAAGTGTGGACCGAGACTTGGTGATTGGCTGAGCGGCAGAATACACTTTGCCGCTTCAACAATGTCATTTTGAATGATGATCGCACCGTCATGAAGTGGCGAACGCGCATTGAAGATAGAGGTTATCAATGGCGCCGAAACCTCGGCCTGTATTCGAATACCGGTCTCCGTAATAGATTTTATGCCCGTGTCCCGAGTCATGACGATCAAAGCGCCATATCGCCGCTTTGATAACTCTACAGCGGCCTTCACAACCTCATCAAAAGTTTTGCCACTGGAAACTTTAATAAAATATCTTATTATCCTGCTCTGGCCGACGAAAATCAGCATTCGCCGAAGCTCCGGTTGGAAGATGATCACAAAAGCAATGAGCCAAACGGTCTTGAGGCTGTCAAAAATCCAGGTCATGCCGCTCATGTTAAACAGCCGGGTTATTAATGAAACAATTAATATGATTGCTAATCCAACAAACATCTGGGCTGCACGCGAGTTGCGGAGAAAAAAGTAAATTTTATATAGAATAAATGAAATGACCAGGATGTCGAGGATATCCAAAAGCGTGACCTTGAGAAAACCGACTTGAAAAAGACTCATACGCTTTCACCGGTGTTTGGCGTCCGAATCAAAAAATCGGCGATCTGGGCGGCTCGCTTCATCTCTTTTACATCATGCACCCGGATGATATGGGCGCCTTTGAGAATCGCTGCAGTGGCCATTGCCAGAGAGCCTTCTTTTGCTTCTTCAGAGGGCAAATTCAAAACTTTTTGAATAAACGATTTCCGGGAAGGCCCGACCAGGATCGGGCATCCTAAATTTGCAAATTTCTTTAGGTCATTAACAATTTCGTAGTTGTGCCGCAGGTGTTTCCCAAAGCCCAAGCCGGGGTCGAGGACAACCTGTTCTTTTTTTATCCCAAATCCAATCGCGAATTTCAGGCGTTCCTCGAAGTATGCATAAATTTCGTTGACAACATTATCATAACTTGGATTCATTTGCATATTCTTCGGTTTACCCTTGATATGCATCAAAATAACCGGAACATCATATTGCGCAGCGACGCTGCCTAATTCTGTGTCAAAACCGAGACCGCTGATATCATTTATAATATGCCCACCCAGCTCCAAAGCCGCTTTGGCAACTGCAGATTTGTAGGTATCGATTGAAATTGGCACATCAACGGATTTTAGCAGCCCCTCAATGACCGGCAACACTCGGTTGAGTTCTTCTTCATTTGACACCGGATCGGACCCGGGACGAGATGATTCGCCGCCGACATCCAAAATGTCGGCGCCCTCCTCCACCATTCGGATGCCCGACTCAATTGCTTCCCGTGGATCAAGTCGTCTGCTGCCGGAATAAAACGAATCGGGGGTACAGTTTATGATCCCCATAATATGGGTTCGGGAGCTTAACTCAAGTTCTTTGCCGCGACAATTTATGGTTAAAGCGCGTCTCACGATTCAGTTTTGAGTTTTAGTTTGGCTTACTTTTGGATCTTTCGCCTCTCGCTCAGACATAATTTGAAACAAATGTTTACGTGCTTCTTCCGCAAATTTATCGTCCCTGCCGCTGCGTTTCGCGATCCGTGTTCGCAAATGCGTG comes from the candidate division KSB1 bacterium genome and includes:
- a CDS encoding TIGR00159 family protein gives rise to the protein MSLFQVGFLKVTLLDILDILVISFILYKIYFFLRNSRAAQMFVGLAIILIVSLITRLFNMSGMTWIFDSLKTVWLIAFVIIFQPELRRMLIFVGQSRIIRYFIKVSSGKTFDEVVKAAVELSKRRYGALIVMTRDTGIKSITETGIRIQAEVSAPLITSIFNARSPLHDGAIIIQNDIVEAAKCILPLSQSPSLGPHFGTRHRAALGLAEESDAVILVISEETGRISVALDRQLVQNLDESDLQSILFDAFKLSTEAVSK
- the folP gene encoding dihydropteroate synthase — protein: MGIINCTPDSFYSGSRRLDPREAIESGIRMVEEGADILDVGGESSRPGSDPVSNEEELNRVLPVIEGLLKSVDVPISIDTYKSAVAKAALELGGHIINDISGLGFDTELGSVAAQYDVPVILMHIKGKPKNMQMNPSYDNVVNEIYAYFEERLKFAIGFGIKKEQVVLDPGLGFGKHLRHNYEIVNDLKKFANLGCPILVGPSRKSFIQKVLNLPSEEAKEGSLAMATAAILKGAHIIRVHDVKEMKRAAQIADFLIRTPNTGESV